Proteins from a genomic interval of Rhizobium etli CFN 42:
- the rpsD gene encoding 30S ribosomal protein S4 — protein MSKRESSKYKIDRRMGENIWGRPKSPVNRREYGPGQHGQRRKGKLSDFGVQLRAKQKLKGYYGDLREKQFRAIFAEAARRKGDTSENLIGLLESRLDAIVYRAKFVPTVFAARQFVNHGHVTVNGVRVNIGSYRCKAGDVIEVREKSKQLVTVLEAVSLAERDVPDYIEVDHNKMVATFGRVPTLSDVPFPVVMEPHLVVEFYSR, from the coding sequence ATGAGCAAGCGCGAATCGTCCAAGTACAAAATTGACCGCCGTATGGGCGAAAACATCTGGGGTCGTCCGAAGTCCCCGGTGAACCGCCGCGAATACGGCCCGGGCCAGCACGGCCAGCGCCGCAAGGGCAAGCTTTCGGACTTCGGTGTGCAGCTGCGCGCCAAGCAGAAGCTCAAGGGTTACTACGGTGACCTGCGCGAGAAGCAGTTCCGCGCCATCTTCGCAGAAGCTGCCCGCCGCAAGGGCGACACCTCGGAAAACCTGATCGGTCTGCTGGAATCGCGCCTCGACGCGATCGTCTATCGCGCCAAGTTCGTTCCGACGGTCTTTGCTGCCCGTCAGTTCGTCAACCATGGCCACGTCACCGTTAACGGCGTGCGCGTCAACATCGGTTCCTATCGCTGCAAGGCTGGCGACGTCATCGAAGTTCGCGAGAAGTCGAAGCAGCTGGTGACCGTTCTGGAAGCCGTCAGCCTCGCCGAGCGTGACGTCCCCGACTATATCGAAGTCGATCACAACAAGATGGTTGCTACCTTCGGCCGCGTCCCGACGCTCAGCGATGTTCCGTTCCCAGTTGTCATGGAACCGCATCTGGTCGTCGAATTCTATTCGCGTTAA